The Grus americana isolate bGruAme1 chromosome 29, bGruAme1.mat, whole genome shotgun sequence genome contains the following window.
CTCGCCCACCCCATCCCGCAGCGCCGCCAgctcccgccgctgccccgccAGCCTCCGCCGCAGCCTCGCCGCCTCCTCCCTTTCGACCGCCAGCTCCCGGGCCAGGGCGGCCGCGCCGGGACCCTCCAGCGCCGATTCGGCATCGGCGTcccgctcccgcagcccccgcagctCCTCCCGCAGCCGCTCCCGCTCGCGGCCCAGCCGGGCCAGCTCCCCCAGGAGCATCCCGTTGCTCTCCTTCAGCTCCAGCATCTCCCTCTCCAGGCTCCCAGCCTCCCTCGCCACCTCCGCTTGGCTCTTCCCGCCCGGAGCCGGCTCCGCTCCGGGCACCGGGCACCGCGAAGGCGCCGTCACGGCGAGCGGCCGCGGGAGGTTTTCCAGGAGGACGCGGGATCCCTCGAGCATTTTGGCGTGGGTCTCGTCGGCACGGCTCAGcgcctgctccagccccaccaccatCTTCTCCCAAGCCGCCAGGCTTTTCCGGACGGCGTCGGCCGACACCACCTCGTAGTGCAGTTTGCTCCGCAGAGcttcctccacctccttccGCAGCCCCTTGCTCCGGGTGCAGGCGCTCGCCTTCGCCGCCCGCATTTTGGCACACTCGTCCCCCAGCCAGGTCAGGAACGGGGCCAGCGCCGGCGCCCCGGCATCACCGTCCGGCCGCGCCGCCGTTTGGTCTCCTCCATCCCCCTCTTCCTCGgccatcttcctcttcctcagctcccccaggtgctgggccaggagggcCAGGCAGGCATCATCCTCATCCTCCGGCCCACCCCGGGCTTCGCACCCGGGCAGGAGCCGCGCCAGCTCCCGCACCCGCTGCCGGATGCTGTCGGTGGCGGCCGCCAGCCGCTGGCATTCCTGCGTCTTCCTCGCCAGCCGCTCCTGCAGCCGCCGCGCCCGCCGGGCATCGCACCCATCCTGCtgctcttcatcctcctcctcctcctcctcctcgctctcGCTGCCCGCggtcccctctccccagcttcCCACCTGCGACGCGGAGTCCCCGGCACCGGTGCCGTTCTCTGCCAGGATGAAACgaccttcattttcctctttttcccctttttcccctaAAATAAGCAGCCGGGCGAGGCCGGATGGGTgatggggggggacgggactcACCTCGCCCCCCGCCGCGGACGCCACGCAGGAGCCGCCGGAGCGTGCGGCTGGGGGTCTGTCCCGCGTAGCGCCGGCGGTCCTCGTCCCCCATGGCCGCCCCgtggctcagcagcagctcggCCGACTCCAGGCTGCAGCGCTCGCAGGCCAGCATCAGGGCGGTCCTGCGGGGCCGGCGACACGGTGACGACACGATGGCACGGCGGCGCGGCGGCACGATGGCACAGTGGTGCCACGGTGGCACGAGGGCGCGGCGACGTGATGGCGTGACGGCACAGCGGTGCCGCGGCGCAGCGATGGCGCGGCGGCACGACGGCACAGCGACACGACGGCACAGCGACACGATGGCGTGGCGATGGCACGGTGGCACAGGTCCCTCCTcacccctttccccccccccgcccagggaCCGCTCTCCGCAGCGGTGGCTTTCCACGGACACCTGGGTCCtttggggacaggggacagcgCCGGAGCATCTCCGCGGTCCCCATGGAGCAGAGCCATCGAGCCATCATCGCCCTGGGcatggggggacagggacacacacccccccccccccgtcacccCCAATTGTCCTAGCAGCGTCCCCCGTCCCCGCGGCCACTCACTTCTCGTCCTTGTCGGCCAGGTTGGGGTCGGCCCctctctgcaggagctgggcgCAGATGGCAGCGTGGTTCCCCCGCGCCGCCAGCATCAGGGGGGTCTGCCcgtgctgcgggggggggggacacacggacgGGGACACGTGAGGCGTCGTCAGCCCCCGCCGTcaccccctggcacccccccGCCGGTCCCCACTCACGGCGTCGGTGACGTCCAGGAGGGCCTCGTGGTCGCAGAGCAGCAGCACGCTGGAGGCGCAGccggaggaggctgggggggccgTGTCAGCGCGGGGGGGGTCAGatgaaacccccccccccccatatggGCCGTCAGCGCAGCCCGGTGCTCTGGGCCCCCCCCAGTCCCGGCCTGGTTTGGGGACCCCCGGCA
Protein-coding sequences here:
- the ANKRD35 gene encoding ankyrin repeat domain-containing protein 35 — encoded protein: MKRMFSCSSSQVAVESWNKQDQKLLEAVEKGDVGRVSALVSRKTARPAKLNAVGQSAFHLAASKGLTECLTLLLAHGAPVNEKNDDGSTALHLATIGCQPQCVKVLLQYGANESHVDGQNRTPLHWAASSGCASSVLLLCDHEALLDVTDAHGQTPLMLAARGNHAAICAQLLQRGADPNLADKDEKTALMLACERCSLESAELLLSHGAAMGDEDRRRYAGQTPSRTLRRLLRGVRGGGRENGTGAGDSASQVGSWGEGTAGSESEEEEEEEDEEQQDGCDARRARRLQERLARKTQECQRLAAATDSIRQRVRELARLLPGCEARGGPEDEDDACLALLAQHLGELRKRKMAEEEGDGGDQTAARPDGDAGAPALAPFLTWLGDECAKMRAAKASACTRSKGLRKEVEEALRSKLHYEVVSADAVRKSLAAWEKMVVGLEQALSRADETHAKMLEGSRVLLENLPRPLAVTAPSRCPVPGAEPAPGGKSQAEVAREAGSLEREMLELKESNGMLLGELARLGRERERLREELRGLRERDADAESALEGPGAAALARELAVEREEAARLRRRLAGQRRELAALRDGVGERAREAAGDAGAGILRELHRKLDGLVRSQHEALQLVAEMEDKGAPGEGAPQNDGDAGAGLRGEPEDAPGETVEELGSAPGLRAPRPPEPLTGTVAAALRGRELPERPGAKAERWRAAAAEEKRAKEAAEARAAEREREARELREKAEGLERSVGNLRASVGQLSRACRDREGKMKKLLAETEKLSAEVLGLRSQSARLQLQLEVQQKNHRDIVAVYRTHLLNAAQGFMDEGVHAMLLRILRTEE